The Actinomycetota bacterium genomic interval CCCGACAAACCCTGCTACCTGTGCTCCCACGAGGAGCGAAAATATGATGAGTGCGGGATGTACATTTATCCTGTCCGACATGATGCGAGGCTGCAAGAACAACGATTCCAGCTGCTGCAACGCCACAATCCACAGCACCGCATAGAGCACATGCATCGGGCTGACGAAGGCCGCCGCAATAGCCGCAACAGCGCCGCCGACTATCGGTCCGAGGTAAGGGATCAGGTTGGTGATGCCTGCGATCACGCCGATGATCGCCGCATAGGGCACGCCCAGCACCTCAAGGCCCACCCAGGTCAATACACCGACAATGACAGCGATGGTGCCCTGCCCGCGCATCCACCCTTCAACTACCCTGGTGATGCGACCAAAAACCTCGGTGGCGTCCTGACGCCCCTCAGCGCCGCCGGCCAACCTCAATATCTCATCCTTGAATATCGGAAGGTCTCGGAGGACAAAGAACGCCAGCACCAGAGCAAGGAATAGATTGATCACAAACCCGACCGCCCTGCCGCCAACGCCGAGCACTCCTGCTGCCAGCATTCGCGACCAGTCACCAAGCTGGGCTGAGATTGTATCCCTCGCCACGAGCACAGCGTCTCTCAGCCAATCAGGAATAGCCATATCGGTATATTGAGCCTGCAACCTGAACCACAGCTGGCTCGCGTATTCGAGATATTTTGGAAACGCCGAGATAAACTCTCGTGCCTGCTCTACCAGGGGTGGAATCACAAAGAGCCCCGATAGTGTCAGCACCGACGCGGCTATCAGGTAACAAATGCCGATGGCCTTCCCTCTCGACAGTCCATTGGCGGAAAGCCTCGCGACCGGCCTTCGCAACATGAAGACCACCAGGGCGGCAACGACAAAGGGAACCAGGGCGGCAGAGATTCTCGCAGCCAGCCAGATGATACCTGCAGCAAGGATCGCCGCGCCGATAAGAGCCCAGATAAGCAAGGCCCCTCTGACTAGCGATTCACGTTTTTCAGCCATCATGCGCTCATCAAACCTCTCTAGCCGTATTCTCCCGAATAATCTCGAGGGCACGGCGTAATATTCTCGAGACCCTAATCTGCGACACCCCGAGATGAGTTGCTATTTCACCCTGAGTCATTCCCTTGAAAAATCGAAAAAATACAACCTTTCGTTCCAGCGGAGTTAGCTTCTTGAACGCAAAAGACAGCACGTTCCTGTCCTCGATTATCCTTACGATCGAGTCGTCCTCTTCAGCTTGATCCACATTATCCAAATCCTCGGCTTCATCCGTCAGCCTGTCAATGTCCAAAGGCACAAAATTATACGCCTCAGATATCTCCATTGCCTCCAAAACCATCTCACTTGATACTCCGAGGTAAGCTGCGATCTCGTCTATAGTCGGGGATCGCTGATACTCCTGGGTCATTGCATCAACGGCATAGTTGACCTTTAGTGAGAGCTCTTGCAATCGCCGAGGAACCCTGACTGCCCATCCCTTATCGCGAAAGTACCGCTTTATCTCGCCGATTATCGTCGGCGTGGCATAGGTCGTAAACTCCACCGGCCGGGTGAGGTCGAACCGGTCAATAGACTTGAGTAGGCCGATCGTGCCGACCTGGATAAGATCGTCCAAAGGCTCACCGCGGTTGATGAACCTGGTAGCCAGATAGCGCACAAGGCCCAGGTACATCTCGACAAGCTCGTCTCGGGCATCTTCGTCGCTGTTTTCGCGATAGCGAGTCAAGAGCACGCGCGTGAGTTTCCGATCCCAGGGCTGGTACCTGCCGCGCGATTCCCTGCTGGAACCCTTACCTCTCCTCATCGCCCGGCTCCACCGGCAAGTTCTTCGCAATCCGCAAATGCTCACCGTCTAGATCGGTATAGATCTCAAAGCGGTCACAGACAGATTGAAGGATGAAGGTGGCGTAAGCCGTGCGGCGCTCGTCTTCCTCATCGGTGGCTCGAATCTCGTTTCCGAGCCGCACTCTTATTTCGAAGCAGTCGACTCCTCGACTGAACTCAAGCGTGACCTGACCTTCGTACCCCGCGCACTCGGAGGCGTAGACGAAGACCTCCTCGGCAGCTATGCGCACGTCCTCCACGCCTTCGTAAGAAAGACTAGTCCGACTCACCAACGCCGAGGCAGTCATCCTGACCGTCCTCGCGTACTCGGGTGCGGCGGGAAGCGTCAGGGTAATCGTGTCGTGTCGCATTTTTCCTCCGATGGTCATGCTGGTTGCGCAGCGAGCGCGATGGCCCTAGCGCCCTTTCCTCCAGCGACGCCACTTCATGATCGTGCCGAGAACTCCGCCTCCGAAAGACGAAAGGGCTTCCATTGGGGCATTGACCGCTTCCTGAACCGCATGCGTCGTCGAAGCCACCTTATCGCTGACGCTCTCGAATCGGGAGACCACCGCGTCGATCCTAAGTAGCTCGGCGTTAATGGCGTCAAGCGTAATGTCGGCCTTGTCCAACATCGGAACTAGGCGTGAGCGGATATCTTCGAAGCCTGCCTTGAGGGAGCGCATAAGCCCCACGGCTACCCAAAGCGCCCAGCCGGCCATGCCGCAGAGAAGAATGGCGACTACCAGCAAAACGATCTGTAGTACCTCGGGGGCTTCCACAGGACAACTACTGAGTCGCCCGGAGAATTTCGCGCGTGATGAGGCTCTCGTCGACGTAGCCGCTATAGCGATGCGTAATGTGACCTTGACCATCGACGAACACTATATAGGGAGTATGGGTGATGTTGAGGTTGCCGCTCGAGATGAGTCTCGCGACCTTTTCGGTTGTGGGATCTTCGAGCAGCTCAGGCTTTGCGGTGATCTCACCGACCGCGTTTGTCACAACGTATTTGCCGACATCAAACGCGATTAGATCGATGAGGCCGCGGTGATCGGCCAGTGCAGCATCGATCGCCGAGCGCTGGTCATTCGTTGTCAGCTGAGTGGTGTCGTAGAAGAAAATCAACATCGGCTGCTTGGTCTCGACGCGGTCCAAAATCTCCTGGGGCACCAGAGTATCATCGGTTGGGAAAGGCACAAAAGCCTGCTCTGGACGTGGAGAGAGTACGTTCCCTTCGGCAGCCTCAGTCCCTTCCACTGGAGCCACAGGGGCCGGGGCCGCTGCGTCTGGCGGCGGCTGATCGGCTGGAGGCTCCTCAGCCGGAGCACAGCCAGCGACAACTAGCGCTAACATTGCTACAAGTACTACTGCAATAAGTCTGCTCATCTGCTTCCTCCGTGCTGATGGCCATATATAGGCCCGCCTTGTACGTGGCCGACGCGGTGAACCTGCTCTCGCAGGTGGGTGCCCGCACCGCAAGTTTTCAGCTTCCCCCTTTTGGTGGGGATCCCTGTCTGCCGCGGAATGGTGAGGCTCCCTATTCTGAAGTGTTGGTACGACCGCTATATTGCCGGAACCACGCGCAAGGCGAAGCCCGCATATAGTTTACCGCCCAACTCTCCTTTAGTCGACCCTTAGGTGAACCTCGTTCAACTGCCGCGGCGACACCATGTCCGGCGCGCCGGTAAGCGGGCACGCGCCCGACGAAGTCTTGGGAAACGCGATCACGTCACGAATGGAAGTGGCGCCTGCCAAAATCATCACAAGCCTATCGAAACCAAGCGCGATTCCGCCGTGTGGCGGCGCACCTAGCGACAGAGCTTCGAGAAGAAACCCGAACTTTTCCTTGATCTCCTCGGCGGTAAGGCCGAGAAGCGCCAATATCTCCTCCTGAAGCCTGGCGTCGTGAACTCTTAGTGTGCCGCCGCCGATCTCGACGCCGTTTAGCACCAGGTCATAGCTGTACGACAACACCGAGCCCGGATCAGACCGTAACATATCGATGTGCTCGGCGAAGGGGCGGGTGAACGGGTGATGATTTGCCGACCAGCGCTTCTCCTCGGCGTCGAACGCAAGAAGCGGAAAATCCACCACCCAAAGCGGGCGGAGCTCATCTTTTGAGAGCCCGAGGTCTTCGGCAAGCCGAAGGCGCAGCACGCCGAGAACCTCGTTAGCGACCTCGCGCGCGTCCGCGACGAGCAGGATCAGATCGCCCGGCTCGGCAGCAAGCGCCTTTCGCAGCGATTCCATCTCTTCCGGGCTGATGAACTTGGCTATCGGTGAGCGGAGATCGCCTTCACTGGTAAGCGCGATCCAGGCAAGGCCCTTCGCGCCAGAGTCGAGAGCCACTTGCCCAAGCGCGTCAATCTTTCCTCGGCTGAAATCACCGCAACCCTTGGCGACGATCGCCTTGATAACTCCTCCCGAGGCAAGCGCGGACGCGAACACCTTGAACTGGCTTGCGGAGAAGATCTCGCCCACCTCGACAAGTGTCATGCCAAAACGTGTGTCCGGACGATCGGTGCCGAAGCGGTTCATCGCCTCTGCATGTGTTATGCGCTCGATCCGCCGCGGCCACGTCACGCCGCACTCTTCCATGACTTCGGCCAGGACGTCCTCCATCATGGAGAGAACATCTTCCTGGGAAGCGAAGCTCATCTCGATGTCGACCTGAGTG includes:
- a CDS encoding AI-2E family transporter, which produces MMAEKRESLVRGALLIWALIGAAILAAGIIWLAARISAALVPFVVAALVVFMLRRPVARLSANGLSRGKAIGICYLIAASVLTLSGLFVIPPLVEQAREFISAFPKYLEYASQLWFRLQAQYTDMAIPDWLRDAVLVARDTISAQLGDWSRMLAAGVLGVGGRAVGFVINLFLALVLAFFVLRDLPIFKDEILRLAGGAEGRQDATEVFGRITRVVEGWMRGQGTIAVIVGVLTWVGLEVLGVPYAAIIGVIAGITNLIPYLGPIVGGAVAAIAAAFVSPMHVLYAVLWIVALQQLESLFLQPRIMSDRINVHPALIIFSLLVGAQVAGFVGMLFAMPVAGILSALFVYYFEKHTDSQLATEHGALFRKASCESEPDDSDEPNEAAEALEASVNDVTDEERK
- the aspS gene encoding aspartate--tRNA ligase, encoding MFDARYSSRSHTCGELRLADVGATVTLAGWVHRRRDHGGLLFMDLRDRSGFVQCVFAPDVPDAFETAERLRPEWVVEIRGKVRPRPPGTENSNLLTGEIEVEVGSVTVLNTSETPVFEIAETTEADELTRMRWRYLDMRRPEMLSALVLRDKVAQGFRKSLAERGFMEVETPILTKSTPEGARDFIVPSRLNPGAFYALPQSPQLFKQLLMVGGIERYYQIARCFRDEDLRADRQPEFTQVDIEMSFASQEDVLSMMEDVLAEVMEECGVTWPRRIERITHAEAMNRFGTDRPDTRFGMTLVEVGEIFSASQFKVFASALASGGVIKAIVAKGCGDFSRGKIDALGQVALDSGAKGLAWIALTSEGDLRSPIAKFISPEEMESLRKALAAEPGDLILLVADAREVANEVLGVLRLRLAEDLGLSKDELRPLWVVDFPLLAFDAEEKRWSANHHPFTRPFAEHIDMLRSDPGSVLSYSYDLVLNGVEIGGGTLRVHDARLQEEILALLGLTAEEIKEKFGFLLEALSLGAPPHGGIALGFDRLVMILAGATSIRDVIAFPKTSSGACPLTGAPDMVSPRQLNEVHLRVD
- a CDS encoding ATP-binding protein; translated protein: MRHDTITLTLPAAPEYARTVRMTASALVSRTSLSYEGVEDVRIAAEEVFVYASECAGYEGQVTLEFSRGVDCFEIRVRLGNEIRATDEEDERRTAYATFILQSVCDRFEIYTDLDGEHLRIAKNLPVEPGDEER
- a CDS encoding SigB/SigF/SigG family RNA polymerase sigma factor, which gives rise to MRRGKGSSRESRGRYQPWDRKLTRVLLTRYRENSDEDARDELVEMYLGLVRYLATRFINRGEPLDDLIQVGTIGLLKSIDRFDLTRPVEFTTYATPTIIGEIKRYFRDKGWAVRVPRRLQELSLKVNYAVDAMTQEYQRSPTIDEIAAYLGVSSEMVLEAMEISEAYNFVPLDIDRLTDEAEDLDNVDQAEEDDSIVRIIEDRNVLSFAFKKLTPLERKVVFFRFFKGMTQGEIATHLGVSQIRVSRILRRALEIIRENTAREV